From Vibrio tritonius, the proteins below share one genomic window:
- a CDS encoding ABC transporter ATP-binding protein, with protein sequence MIEFKSVNFTYPNSTVGVHDISLQVNTGELIAILGKSGCGKTTLLKLLAGFEQPNSGEIWINNVNQANLPCAKRRLGIVFQDYALFPHYSVLKNVIYPLKINKIDNAEHKARRMIELVGLCGMEHRLPHQLSGGQRQRVALARALVFEPAALLLDEPLSALDASLRHEMRQEIVKIQKELNMTTFLITHDQEEAMTMANQVAVMHNGKIQQCASPLELYHQPNSLEVARFVGKANVLHGKVTAEHQVLTELGPLTVNRSLVTGEKVDLIVRPEHIQLETNHHASNQFTITRLHQQQFLGHTMEYTLQVGDVTLQACAPHLNHPLTHLSIPSESIHVLYTETSHETA encoded by the coding sequence ATGATTGAATTTAAATCGGTAAACTTCACTTATCCCAATAGCACTGTTGGTGTCCATGACATTTCTCTGCAGGTCAACACTGGAGAACTGATCGCCATTTTAGGCAAAAGTGGTTGTGGCAAAACAACATTACTCAAGCTTCTTGCTGGATTTGAGCAGCCTAACAGCGGCGAGATTTGGATTAACAATGTCAATCAAGCCAACCTACCTTGTGCCAAGCGTCGCCTTGGTATTGTGTTTCAAGATTATGCGCTGTTTCCCCACTATTCCGTGCTTAAAAATGTCATCTATCCATTAAAAATCAATAAGATTGACAATGCTGAGCATAAAGCTCGTCGCATGATTGAACTGGTTGGCCTGTGCGGAATGGAGCATCGTTTGCCACATCAGCTTTCGGGCGGTCAAAGACAACGCGTTGCCCTCGCACGAGCCTTAGTTTTTGAGCCTGCGGCATTACTGCTTGATGAACCGCTCTCGGCACTCGATGCTTCGTTACGCCATGAGATGCGCCAAGAGATTGTTAAGATTCAAAAAGAGCTGAATATGACCACCTTTTTGATCACTCACGATCAAGAAGAAGCCATGACCATGGCCAATCAAGTGGCGGTAATGCACAACGGAAAAATACAGCAATGTGCATCACCACTGGAGTTATACCACCAGCCCAACAGCCTAGAAGTGGCTCGCTTTGTCGGCAAGGCCAATGTTTTGCACGGTAAAGTCACAGCTGAGCATCAAGTGCTAACCGAGCTTGGTCCACTGACTGTGAATCGATCTTTAGTCACAGGGGAAAAAGTGGATCTGATTGTGCGTCCAGAACACATCCAATTAGAAACCAATCACCACGCGAGCAATCAATTCACGATTACTCGCCTGCATCAACAACAGTTTTTGGGCCACACCATGGAGTACACGCTGCAAGTTGGCGATGTCACTCTGCAAGCGTGCGCCCCGCACCTTAATCACCCATTAACACACTTATCTATTCCATCTGAATCTATTCATGTCCTGTACACGGAGACGTCACATGAAACTGCATAA
- the glk gene encoding glucokinase: MSQQYALVGDIGGTNARLALCALDNGQISQPLTYSGADYPSLEVVIKKYLSEVNQQVTTACLAIACPINSDWVSMTNHSWAFSIQELKQQLQLERLEVINDFTAVSMAIPALSAQDYLQIGGGQPQSGKPIAIFGAGTGLGVAHLIQVNKQWLSLPGEGGHVDFAPCSDEEDSLLKWLRQQFGRVSAERCLSGQGLVHIYNHHVISQGREPEALTPKEITELALAEQNPDCVATLSLFCVLLGRFAGNLALNMGTFGGVYLGGGIAPRFKEFLLASDFRKAFEEKGRFNEYLNAIPVFLLTHKEPGLLGAGAYLRQALGKAL, encoded by the coding sequence ATGTCACAGCAGTATGCATTGGTGGGCGATATCGGTGGCACGAACGCTCGCTTGGCACTTTGTGCTTTAGATAACGGTCAAATCAGCCAACCCCTCACCTATTCAGGAGCGGATTACCCCAGCCTTGAGGTGGTGATAAAAAAATATCTATCTGAAGTGAATCAACAGGTGACCACAGCATGTCTTGCTATCGCTTGTCCGATCAACAGCGATTGGGTATCGATGACCAATCACAGCTGGGCATTTTCCATTCAGGAACTCAAACAACAGTTGCAACTCGAACGCCTCGAAGTGATCAACGACTTTACCGCTGTTTCAATGGCAATCCCCGCTCTTTCTGCGCAAGATTACCTGCAAATTGGTGGAGGACAACCTCAATCAGGAAAACCTATCGCCATCTTTGGTGCGGGAACAGGGTTAGGTGTCGCACATCTTATTCAAGTCAACAAGCAATGGCTTAGCCTCCCAGGTGAAGGTGGGCATGTCGATTTTGCACCTTGCAGCGATGAAGAAGACTCACTCCTAAAATGGTTACGTCAGCAATTTGGCCGAGTGTCGGCAGAACGTTGCTTATCTGGGCAAGGGTTGGTGCATATCTATAATCACCATGTTATTTCCCAAGGACGCGAACCAGAAGCATTAACACCGAAAGAGATCACCGAACTTGCATTAGCAGAGCAAAACCCTGATTGTGTTGCGACGCTATCACTATTTTGTGTGTTACTAGGACGTTTTGCCGGTAACTTAGCCTTGAATATGGGCACCTTTGGTGGGGTCTATCTTGGTGGAGGTATTGCACCACGCTTTAAAGAGTTCTTGCTCGCATCGGATTTTCGCAAAGCATTCGAAGAGAAAGGTCGCTTTAATGAATACTTAAATGCCATTCCGGTTTTTCTGCTCACTCACAAAGAACCCGGATTACTTGGTGCTGGAGCCTATTTACGCCAAGCACTAGGCAAAGCGCTTTAA
- the gcvP gene encoding aminomethyl-transferring glycine dehydrogenase — protein MTDLLHSLSSANEFVTRHNGPSEQDQKEMLNTINAESLSALIKETVPASIRLESPLKLTSAQSEADMLHTLKGFAHQNQVKRTFIGQGYYNTFTPNVILRNVLENPGWYTAYTPYQPEISQGRLESLLNYQQMVIDLTGMDIANASLLDEATAAAEAMALCHRAGKSKSQRFFVADSVHPQTIEVVKTRAEFLGFDVVVGAIDDLASADVFGALLQYPTTTGDVFDLTDIIAQAQANKTLVTVATDLLASALLKPAGEMGADVVIGSAQRFGVPMGYGGPHAAFMATRDKHKRTMPGRVIGVSIDAKGNQALRMAMQTREQHIRREKATSNICTAQALLANMASFFAVYHGPEGIRTIARRTHHMTAILAAGLTKAGFELEHNHFFDTITVMTRNRTQSLYATAQSLDINLRKFDDRLGISFDETTSIEDVHTLLTAFGAIDSAYELSSRIAENEYSAIPEGCLRTSSYLTHPVFNTYHSETQMMRYLKKLENKDYSLTHGMIPLGSCTMKLNAAAEMLPITWPEFGSLHPFVPKEQAAGYTALAEDLKEKLCVITGYDAFSLQPNSGASGEYAGLIAIQRYHQSRGDHERNVCLIPSSAHGTNPASAAMASMKVVVVKCDHNGNIDLGDLADKIEANKESLSCIMITYPSTHGVYEEQVREVCDMVHAAGGQVYLDGANMNAQVGLTSPGFIGSDVSHLNLHKTFCIPHGGGGPGMGPIGVKAHLAAFLPGHVEHGIDGSNYAVSAADMGSASILPISWAYIAMMGNEGLTKATEVAILNANYVMERLRPHYPVLYRGNNGRVAHECIIDIRPIKEASGISEEDIAKRLMDYGFHAPTMSFPVAGTLMIEPTESEDLAELDRFCDAMISIRLEIDKVQAGEWPLEDNPLVNAPHTQVDLMSAEWTHAYSREVACYPSPYSKTMKYWPTVNRVDNVYGDRNLICSCPSIESYE, from the coding sequence ATGACTGATTTACTTCATAGCCTAAGCTCAGCCAACGAGTTCGTTACTCGTCATAACGGACCGAGTGAGCAGGACCAAAAAGAGATGCTCAATACAATCAATGCTGAATCGTTATCAGCATTGATTAAAGAAACCGTGCCAGCCTCGATTCGTCTTGAATCACCGCTCAAATTGACTAGCGCCCAAAGTGAAGCCGATATGCTGCATACACTGAAGGGATTTGCTCATCAAAACCAAGTAAAGAGAACGTTTATTGGTCAAGGCTATTACAACACCTTCACGCCAAACGTGATTTTACGTAATGTATTAGAGAATCCGGGGTGGTACACCGCTTATACTCCCTATCAGCCCGAGATTTCCCAAGGTCGTCTTGAATCACTATTGAACTATCAACAGATGGTCATCGACCTTACCGGAATGGACATTGCCAATGCATCGCTTCTAGACGAAGCCACTGCGGCGGCGGAAGCTATGGCCCTTTGCCACCGCGCGGGCAAGAGCAAAAGTCAGCGCTTCTTTGTCGCAGACAGTGTTCACCCACAAACCATCGAAGTGGTGAAAACTCGCGCTGAGTTTTTAGGTTTTGACGTGGTTGTCGGAGCGATTGACGACCTTGCCAGCGCAGATGTTTTCGGTGCTCTGTTGCAATACCCAACCACAACAGGCGATGTTTTTGACCTCACTGATATTATCGCTCAAGCACAAGCCAACAAAACGTTAGTGACTGTGGCAACCGATTTATTAGCTTCTGCTTTATTAAAACCAGCGGGTGAAATGGGGGCGGATGTTGTGATTGGCTCAGCACAACGTTTCGGTGTCCCAATGGGTTACGGTGGCCCACACGCAGCCTTTATGGCAACCCGTGACAAACATAAACGTACTATGCCAGGGCGCGTTATCGGCGTATCTATTGATGCCAAAGGCAACCAAGCACTACGCATGGCGATGCAAACGCGTGAACAGCATATTCGCCGCGAGAAAGCGACATCCAATATCTGTACTGCGCAAGCATTACTCGCCAACATGGCCTCTTTCTTTGCGGTATATCATGGTCCTGAAGGCATCAGAACCATTGCTCGTCGTACCCATCATATGACTGCGATTTTGGCTGCTGGACTAACCAAAGCCGGTTTCGAACTAGAGCACAATCACTTCTTCGATACCATTACAGTGATGACGCGTAACCGCACGCAAAGCCTTTATGCGACTGCGCAATCGCTCGACATTAACTTACGTAAATTTGATGATCGCTTAGGTATCAGTTTTGACGAAACCACATCCATTGAAGATGTGCACACGTTACTGACCGCGTTCGGTGCCATTGATTCCGCCTATGAACTCTCCAGCCGTATTGCTGAAAACGAGTATTCAGCCATTCCTGAAGGCTGCCTACGTACTTCGAGCTATTTAACTCATCCCGTGTTCAACACTTACCACAGTGAAACACAGATGATGCGTTACTTGAAAAAGCTGGAAAACAAAGACTACTCGCTCACTCATGGCATGATTCCTCTAGGCAGTTGTACCATGAAGCTCAATGCGGCGGCTGAAATGCTACCCATTACATGGCCAGAGTTTGGTTCATTACATCCATTTGTGCCCAAAGAACAAGCGGCAGGTTACACTGCATTAGCTGAAGATCTCAAAGAGAAGCTCTGCGTCATTACAGGCTATGATGCCTTTTCACTGCAGCCCAACTCAGGCGCTTCTGGTGAATATGCTGGTTTGATCGCCATTCAGCGCTATCATCAAAGCCGCGGCGACCATGAGCGTAACGTCTGTTTGATACCAAGTTCTGCTCACGGCACTAACCCTGCATCGGCAGCCATGGCATCTATGAAAGTGGTGGTGGTAAAATGTGACCATAACGGCAACATCGACTTAGGCGATCTTGCGGATAAGATCGAAGCTAATAAAGAAAGCCTCTCATGTATCATGATCACTTATCCATCGACTCACGGTGTGTATGAAGAGCAAGTACGTGAAGTGTGCGATATGGTGCATGCTGCGGGCGGTCAAGTTTATCTTGATGGGGCGAATATGAACGCCCAAGTGGGCCTAACTTCTCCGGGTTTTATTGGTTCAGACGTGTCTCACCTTAACCTACACAAAACCTTCTGTATCCCTCACGGGGGCGGTGGTCCGGGCATGGGTCCTATCGGCGTGAAAGCCCATTTAGCGGCTTTCTTACCGGGTCACGTGGAACACGGTATTGATGGTTCCAACTATGCGGTTTCGGCCGCAGACATGGGTAGCGCATCTATCCTTCCGATCTCTTGGGCCTACATCGCCATGATGGGTAATGAAGGCTTAACCAAGGCGACCGAAGTGGCTATTTTGAATGCCAACTACGTGATGGAACGTTTACGCCCACACTACCCAGTACTTTATCGTGGTAATAATGGCCGCGTGGCACACGAATGTATTATCGACATTCGTCCGATCAAGGAAGCCTCTGGCATCAGTGAAGAAGACATAGCTAAGCGTTTAATGGACTACGGTTTCCATGCGCCCACCATGTCATTCCCTGTCGCAGGCACTCTGATGATTGAACCTACCGAATCAGAAGATTTGGCAGAGCTAGACCGCTTCTGTGATGCAATGATTTCCATTCGCTTAGAAATTGACAAAGTACAAGCGGGTGAATGGCCTTTAGAGGACAACCCTCTGGTGAATGCGCCACACACTCAAGTCGATTTGATGAGTGCTGAATGGACACACGCATACAGCCGAGAAGTCGCCTGCTACCCATCACCTTACAGCAAAACGATGAAATATTGGCCAACGGTTAATCGCGTCGATAACGTCTACGGCGACCGTAACTTAATTTGCTCATGCCCAAGTATTGAGAGCTATGAGTAG
- a CDS encoding extracellular solute-binding protein, translating to MKLHKLSCAGAALALIASSSVFAQALQGPELYKGEQQQYDKALDEGMVVSFDTGPTWANWGTMFSAFKKRYPGVEIVYNDLGSAATVVALDKSKHRPQADTAYYFGASAIDAKQKNLLTGYKPDNFAQIPDVFKDKDGKWFTIHTLNVAFLVNKKLVKEVPTSWADLQKAQYKNSIVYQDPRTTGQGQVVVLAANLAEKGTMTNIKPGANYFGELQKKGNVLRVVGTTPYAQFVKGEIPIWIGYENDGLKAELKDGMGDNVAVVIPKEASLAAPYAISMVKNGPNPEAAKLWLNFIMSQQGQSIFAEGYVRPVLTNMALPDSVKDKLVKAPQIQPLDLNAAAAIKSDLDKAWSQQVLGH from the coding sequence ATGAAACTGCATAAACTTTCTTGCGCTGGTGCGGCACTGGCGCTTATTGCCTCTTCTTCTGTTTTCGCTCAAGCGCTGCAAGGGCCTGAGTTATACAAAGGAGAGCAACAACAATACGACAAAGCCTTAGATGAAGGCATGGTGGTCTCTTTTGACACTGGCCCAACTTGGGCAAACTGGGGAACCATGTTTAGCGCGTTTAAAAAGCGCTATCCAGGCGTAGAAATTGTTTATAACGACCTTGGTTCTGCCGCGACTGTCGTTGCATTAGATAAGTCAAAACACCGCCCTCAAGCCGATACAGCGTATTACTTTGGCGCCTCAGCCATTGATGCGAAGCAAAAGAATTTGCTGACGGGGTATAAGCCCGACAACTTTGCGCAAATTCCTGACGTGTTCAAAGACAAAGACGGAAAGTGGTTTACGATTCATACTCTTAACGTCGCTTTTTTGGTGAATAAAAAGCTCGTTAAAGAGGTACCTACCTCTTGGGCTGATCTGCAAAAAGCGCAATACAAAAACAGCATTGTCTATCAAGACCCACGCACCACTGGTCAAGGACAAGTTGTCGTACTCGCGGCTAACCTTGCCGAAAAAGGCACCATGACCAACATCAAACCAGGTGCCAATTACTTTGGTGAACTGCAGAAAAAAGGCAACGTGCTGCGCGTGGTTGGCACAACACCTTATGCTCAATTTGTTAAAGGTGAGATTCCTATTTGGATCGGTTACGAAAATGACGGTCTCAAAGCCGAGCTCAAAGACGGTATGGGCGACAACGTTGCCGTGGTGATTCCTAAAGAAGCATCATTGGCAGCGCCTTATGCTATTTCAATGGTCAAAAATGGCCCCAACCCAGAAGCAGCAAAACTGTGGTTGAACTTCATTATGTCTCAACAAGGGCAATCGATCTTTGCCGAAGGCTATGTTCGTCCAGTTCTCACCAACATGGCCTTGCCTGATTCGGTGAAAGATAAGTTAGTCAAAGCACCACAAATTCAGCCACTGGATCTCAATGCGGCGGCAGCGATTAAATCCGACTTGGATAAAGCGTGGTCACAACAGGTACTAGGCCATTAA
- a CDS encoding inorganic diphosphatase — protein sequence MADFNKILTPGDYENGLVNVVVEIPTGSNHKIEWNRELAVFELDRVEPQIFAKPTNYGFIPQTLDEDGDELDALIITSEPLTTGIFLQAKIIGVMKFVDDGEVDDKVVVVPADDRSNGNAINSLEDLPAQLIKQIEFHFNHYKDLKKAGTTKVESWGDIAEAKEVIAESIQRWNDQ from the coding sequence ATGGCAGATTTTAATAAAATTTTAACTCCAGGCGATTACGAAAATGGCCTAGTGAATGTAGTTGTAGAAATCCCAACTGGTAGCAACCACAAAATTGAATGGAACCGTGAGCTTGCTGTGTTCGAACTTGATCGTGTTGAACCACAGATTTTTGCAAAACCAACTAACTACGGTTTTATTCCGCAAACTCTTGATGAAGATGGCGACGAACTTGACGCACTAATCATCACTAGCGAACCACTAACAACTGGTATCTTCCTACAAGCTAAAATCATCGGCGTAATGAAATTCGTTGATGACGGCGAAGTTGATGACAAAGTTGTTGTCGTTCCTGCTGACGACCGTAGCAACGGTAATGCGATCAACTCTCTAGAAGATCTTCCAGCGCAACTTATCAAGCAAATCGAATTCCACTTCAATCACTACAAAGATTTGAAGAAAGCTGGCACAACTAAAGTTGAAAGCTGGGGCGACATCGCTGAAGCAAAAGAAGTTATCGCTGAATCAATCCAACGTTGGAACGACCAATAA
- a CDS encoding DeoR/GlpR family DNA-binding transcription regulator — MSQVRHNKLLEIVREQGYASIELLAHELGCSQPTIRRDIKKLCSDNLLQRFHGGVTQAEPEVRLGHNFKSSVMAQAKVAIAHAAVEHIRLIDSLFLDTGTTCEQLACAMESLPHKQIITHNLSAALLLSQLEMDHSVVVTGGVIRGADGSLTGAKTCQDIQSYSADCAVICASGLDANGYVLDFDSEKVAVKKAMMKASDRAILLLDSSKFCKRGAVKVGHLKDFSLCITDSSPNARYQVLFEEAGLPLEVAG, encoded by the coding sequence TTGTCCCAAGTTAGACACAATAAATTGCTCGAAATCGTACGTGAACAAGGCTACGCCTCCATCGAGTTGCTCGCTCATGAGCTGGGTTGTTCTCAACCGACCATTCGCCGGGATATCAAAAAGCTCTGTAGCGATAATCTTCTGCAGCGGTTTCATGGCGGGGTGACACAAGCTGAACCAGAAGTTCGCCTTGGTCATAATTTTAAGTCCTCGGTGATGGCGCAAGCCAAAGTGGCTATCGCGCATGCTGCCGTAGAGCATATTCGATTGATTGATAGTTTATTTCTTGATACGGGCACGACCTGTGAGCAACTGGCTTGTGCCATGGAGTCGCTCCCCCATAAGCAAATTATTACGCATAATTTGTCAGCGGCTTTGTTGTTGTCTCAACTTGAAATGGACCATTCGGTAGTAGTGACTGGGGGCGTCATTCGCGGTGCTGATGGCTCTTTAACAGGAGCGAAAACCTGCCAAGACATTCAATCGTACAGCGCCGATTGTGCCGTAATTTGTGCTTCTGGACTCGATGCAAATGGTTATGTTCTGGATTTTGACTCAGAAAAAGTCGCGGTAAAAAAGGCGATGATGAAAGCATCAGATAGAGCCATTTTGTTACTTGATTCATCCAAATTCTGTAAACGTGGTGCGGTTAAGGTTGGGCATCTCAAGGATTTTTCTCTGTGCATCACCGATTCTTCGCCAAATGCTCGATACCAAGTGCTGTTTGAAGAGGCAGGATTACCGCTAGAAGTGGCAGGATAG
- a CDS encoding transposase — translation MTTARSKQIDLTVTPYYHCVSRCVRRTYLCGFDEKTQQSYEHRRLWLEQKIHRLAQMYCIDICAYAVMSNHYHLVVHVNKQKALALSEQEVMERWSMEHQLDPLLARYQQGRMTDKTSVQVCQGIIEKWRERLYSLSWMMRELNMSIAMMANKEDDCTGHFWEGRYKSQALLDKNALLAAMTYVDLNPVRAKAAATPEDSEHTSIKLRIEAQKKAQTTPDSLLPFIGNERESPPIGIPFHLNDYLQWVDWIGRRVRSDKLGHIDADLPNILQRLDDSHPQFPDIYNQLEQRGCLWVGSQDKLHHAKMQLNRQRIQGIAV, via the coding sequence ATGACTACAGCCAGAAGCAAGCAAATCGACCTAACTGTTACGCCTTATTATCACTGTGTATCGCGCTGTGTGAGGCGAACATATTTGTGTGGGTTTGACGAGAAAACTCAGCAATCTTATGAACATCGTCGTCTCTGGCTAGAACAAAAAATTCATCGTTTGGCACAAATGTACTGCATTGATATCTGTGCCTATGCAGTCATGAGTAATCACTACCATCTGGTAGTACATGTAAATAAACAAAAGGCATTAGCGCTATCGGAGCAAGAAGTAATGGAAAGATGGTCGATGGAACACCAACTCGACCCGCTACTCGCTCGTTATCAACAAGGCAGGATGACAGATAAAACTAGCGTGCAGGTTTGTCAGGGAATCATCGAAAAGTGGCGAGAAAGGCTTTACTCACTCAGTTGGATGATGCGAGAGCTCAATATGTCGATCGCGATGATGGCCAACAAAGAAGATGATTGCACAGGACACTTTTGGGAAGGTCGTTATAAATCCCAAGCATTGTTAGACAAAAATGCGCTCTTAGCCGCCATGACGTATGTTGATCTCAATCCCGTTCGCGCAAAAGCGGCGGCAACACCTGAAGACTCTGAACATACCTCGATAAAACTGCGTATCGAAGCGCAGAAAAAGGCCCAAACGACACCTGATTCACTACTCCCTTTTATAGGAAATGAGAGAGAATCGCCCCCTATTGGCATCCCTTTTCATTTGAATGATTATCTGCAATGGGTGGATTGGATCGGCAGGCGAGTACGCAGCGATAAATTGGGTCATATCGATGCAGACTTACCTAATATTTTGCAACGATTAGACGATAGCCACCCTCAGTTTCCGGATATCTATAATCAATTAGAGCAACGTGGCTGCTTATGGGTTGGAAGCCAAGATAAATTACATCACGCTAAAATGCAGCTAAACCGGCAGCGCATTCAAGGGATTGCCGTCTAA
- a CDS encoding ABC transporter permease — protein sequence MKKITYLYLVYLTLPIALLAVGSFGQSWVNTLLPSGFTLEWYQQIWNSTSYHRALITSIEVCLAAGLLNLVTVTPCVYLLQVYGSSRLKQWLRLSALLPIAVPELVIGFGFILAFTSDELPWLGATWLLIIGHWVLTFPYFFFSLLADSEKSPLEQLDKVAQSFGANALKRFITVFLPLASQSLMTGLITVAAISLGEFQLSNLIAGFMNRTYPTLLLQAFYGATGLACAATMILLLLAMVMSFLSSAQQWSKNKSCPS from the coding sequence ATGAAAAAGATCACTTATCTCTACCTTGTTTATCTCACTCTTCCTATCGCCTTGCTGGCGGTAGGATCCTTTGGCCAAAGTTGGGTTAATACTCTGCTGCCATCAGGTTTTACCTTAGAGTGGTATCAGCAAATATGGAACTCAACGTCCTATCATAGAGCACTTATCACGAGCATCGAAGTGTGTCTCGCTGCAGGGCTATTAAACCTTGTGACGGTGACGCCTTGCGTTTATCTGTTACAAGTTTACGGTTCCTCTCGTTTGAAACAGTGGTTAAGGCTGAGCGCTTTACTGCCTATCGCTGTCCCGGAATTGGTGATTGGCTTTGGCTTTATTTTGGCCTTTACCAGCGATGAACTGCCGTGGCTTGGAGCCACCTGGTTACTTATCATTGGCCATTGGGTTTTAACCTTTCCCTACTTCTTTTTTAGCCTTCTTGCGGATAGTGAGAAATCGCCGCTTGAGCAGCTAGACAAAGTCGCCCAATCGTTTGGAGCTAATGCTCTGAAACGATTTATCACCGTATTTCTTCCATTAGCAAGCCAATCGCTGATGACAGGCTTAATTACCGTAGCAGCCATTTCTCTTGGGGAATTTCAGCTTAGTAACCTGATTGCCGGCTTTATGAACCGCACCTACCCCACTTTATTGCTGCAAGCATTTTATGGCGCGACAGGTCTCGCCTGCGCTGCCACTATGATTCTACTGCTCCTTGCGATGGTAATGTCATTTCTCTCCAGCGCACAGCAGTGGTCTAAAAACAAGAGTTGTCCATCATGA
- a CDS encoding ABC transporter permease: protein MKLAKWAVWFPMLPGLLGYGLFFLFPVILVFSEALSAPLETFNRMISDSYLLSSIGGSLVLAGSASLMSLLVALFIAYFLSQTSPRMRQWLSIAIALPLVFSGLIVAYGFILTFGRAGFVTQLLGQIGIPEGQFGNVIFTPVGLAMVYCYYLIPRAVFILLPVILNFDWQQMKVSESFGANRWQSYRYVFLPQLYPAMITSLCVMVSVALGAYGTALALSGTQLNILPLAIYSKISDGGTDFPVVGMLSLLLVGLCVLFTLLADKLKQRLEAM, encoded by the coding sequence ATGAAATTAGCAAAATGGGCAGTATGGTTTCCGATGCTTCCCGGACTCTTAGGCTACGGATTGTTTTTCCTGTTTCCTGTCATATTGGTATTTTCAGAGGCGCTCAGTGCGCCTCTTGAAACCTTTAACCGGATGATATCAGACAGCTACCTACTTTCGAGCATCGGTGGAAGCTTGGTACTTGCTGGCAGTGCGTCATTGATGTCACTCTTGGTTGCTCTGTTTATCGCCTATTTTCTTAGTCAAACTTCACCACGGATGAGGCAATGGCTCAGTATCGCAATTGCACTTCCCCTCGTGTTCAGTGGTTTGATTGTTGCTTACGGCTTCATTCTTACTTTCGGTCGCGCAGGATTTGTCACCCAACTATTGGGACAGATTGGCATTCCCGAAGGACAATTTGGTAATGTGATCTTTACGCCAGTGGGCCTTGCGATGGTATATTGCTACTACTTGATCCCACGAGCCGTGTTTATTTTGCTCCCAGTGATACTTAACTTTGACTGGCAACAGATGAAGGTTTCCGAAAGCTTCGGGGCAAACCGCTGGCAGAGTTATCGTTACGTATTCTTACCACAACTCTATCCAGCAATGATCACCTCACTCTGCGTAATGGTCTCCGTCGCGTTAGGCGCCTATGGTACAGCACTGGCGTTATCGGGAACTCAGCTCAATATTTTACCTCTGGCTATCTACAGCAAAATCTCCGATGGCGGCACCGATTTCCCAGTTGTTGGTATGCTATCCCTGTTATTGGTCGGCCTGTGTGTTTTGTTTACATTACTTGCCGATAAACTCAAGCAACGCCTAGAAGCCATGTAA
- a CDS encoding TIGR00725 family protein yields MNTLFSIDNSNHTLLYRAHPTLIRVIDMQSSFAQKVVQCRDEFALLALLFEHNKEIQMPPVGVIGPKEATDEQYQVAKQLGQRLAQLGLTIVCGGRNGVMEAVCLGVHLAGGQSIGILPGDHWTEANQYVTFPIVTNMGPTRNSLIAQTAFALIAVGGGYGTLTEMAFGLHYNKPVFALANAPEVDGVKYYEDIEPILHRVIDALLQR; encoded by the coding sequence ATGAACACATTGTTTTCTATAGATAATTCGAATCACACACTGCTTTATAGAGCACATCCAACCCTCATTCGAGTCATCGATATGCAGTCGAGCTTTGCCCAAAAAGTCGTTCAATGTCGCGATGAGTTTGCTCTACTGGCGCTTCTTTTTGAGCATAACAAAGAGATTCAAATGCCACCTGTCGGCGTTATTGGTCCCAAAGAAGCCACCGATGAGCAATATCAAGTGGCTAAGCAACTCGGTCAGCGCTTAGCTCAGTTAGGGCTGACCATAGTATGCGGCGGGCGTAATGGAGTGATGGAAGCTGTATGTTTAGGTGTGCACCTTGCGGGAGGCCAATCGATCGGTATTTTGCCTGGAGACCATTGGACTGAAGCCAACCAATACGTCACCTTTCCTATTGTTACTAATATGGGGCCGACGCGTAACTCATTGATAGCTCAAACCGCTTTTGCTTTGATTGCCGTGGGTGGTGGTTACGGCACGTTAACAGAAATGGCATTTGGCTTACATTACAATAAGCCCGTCTTTGCTTTAGCTAATGCACCTGAAGTCGATGGCGTAAAATACTACGAAGATATTGAACCCATCCTACATCGTGTCATTGACGCTTTGTTGCAACGTTAA